A stretch of the Notamacropus eugenii isolate mMacEug1 chromosome 2, mMacEug1.pri_v2, whole genome shotgun sequence genome encodes the following:
- the LOC140523674 gene encoding GDNF family receptor alpha-like: MSAVKSIPLYEETSAKEITLTGFRSLFNGEAIYTISCLILAFGIILVALLKTRTCRKSSPTRNRSPVQISERLMTQQI, from the exons ATGTCTGCTGTTAAAAGTATTCCCTTATATGAAGAAACATCTGCAAAAGAAATCACATTAACTGGATTTCGCTCCCTTTTCAATG gTGAAGCTATCTACACTATTTCATGCCTAATACTTGCCTTTGGAATCATTCTGGTGGCTCTGCTTAAGACCAG AACCTGCAGAAAATCAAGTCCAACACGAAATCGTTCACCAGTCCAAATCTCTGAACGTCTTATG Acacaacaaatatga